In one window of Hevea brasiliensis isolate MT/VB/25A 57/8 chromosome 10, ASM3005281v1, whole genome shotgun sequence DNA:
- the LOC110639115 gene encoding wall-associated receptor kinase-like 1 has translation MGLSSFCSFSIFILFLILQSSDCQQEYISTLSLDCSKNSSISKGYVCNGNQIPCQSFLTLFSRRPYDSPITISNLLGSEASSIALINNVSSIFTFPSEKSTIVPVSCSCAQGFYQHNTSYFIQDQSETFFTVANNTYQGLTTCQAIMDQNSQLSARPDLSVGSKLTVPLRCACPSTNQTAEGVISLLVYTVTWGETISSIAQRFGVDEASVLEANKLSQEGNIYPFTPILVPLANENHLINAGNSANPRNSANPGNSTNLGNFSCLYANGSVPVGGAEDIYCRVQNKKFPTKLVAVLGVGIGVGLLCLFIFAYKLYQFLKKRRYRIRKARLFVQNGGLLLQQRLSSYGSSEKAKLFTAEELQRATDNYNQSRFLGQGGFGTVYKGMLPDGSIVAVKRSKTIDRREIEQFINEVVILSQINHRNIVKFLGCCLESEFPLLVYEFISNGTLSQHIHAQDQESSLPWEDRFRIASEVAGAVAYMHSAASFPIFHRDIKSSNILLDDKYSAKVSDFGTSRLISYDKTHITTIVQGTFGYLDPEYFYTSQFTDKSDVYSFGVVLIELLSGEKPISSTRAEDEKNLVAHFVSLAEENCLHKILDPRVAREAKPELANAVAELAMKCVRSNAKNRPSMREVAMELDGMIKSQHCLEIDQEHLVRDEEDSSTSETDSKFGEDDVAISEEMGTVCI, from the exons ATGGGGCTATCGTCATTCTGCAGCTTCTCAATCTTCATCCTGTTTCTAATCCTCCAGTCATCAGACTGCCAACAAGAATATATCAGTACTCTGTCGCTCGACTGCAGTAAAAATTCTTCTATATCAAAAGGGTATGTTTGCAATGGAAATCAAATTCCATGCCAGTCCTTTTTAACCTTATTCTCCCGCCGTCCCTACGACTCCCCCATCACCATTTCTAATCTTTTAGGTTCGGAAGCCTCGAGTATAGCCTTGATCAACAACGTATCATCCATATTCACATTTCCCTCAGAGAAATCGACCATAGTTCCTGTTTCTTGTTCATGTGCTCAGGGCTTCTACCAGCATAATACTTCTTATTTTATTCAAGATCAAAGCGAGACATTTTTCACAGTAGCCAATAATACTTATCAAGGCCTTACTACTTGTCAGGCAATTATGGATCAAAATTCACAATTATCTGCTAGACCAGATCTTAGCGTGGGATCGAAGCTTACGGTTCCACTAAGATGCGCATGCCCGAGTACAAATCAAACAGCAGAAGGGGTGATCTCCTTGCTGGTTTATACAGTGACGTGGGGTGAGACGATTTCATCGATTGCACAGAGGTTTGGGGTTGATGAAGCAAGCGTGCTGGAGGCCAACAAGTTGTCACAGGAAGGCAATATCTATCCCTTCACACCTATTCTGGTTCCACTTGCAAACGAGAATCATTTGATAAATGCGGGGAATTCAGCAAATCCGAGGAATTCAGCAAATCCAGGGAATTCAACAAATTTAGGGAATTTCTCTTGCCTCTATGCTAATGGATCTGTTCCAGTTGGAGGAGCAGAAGATATCTATTGCAGAGTACAAAATAAAAAGTTCCCTACCAAACTGGTTGCAGTATTAG GTGTGGGCATTGGCGTGGGACTGCTGTGTTTGTTTATTTTCGCCTATAAGTTATATcaattcttgaagaaaagaagatACAGAATTCGAAAAGCCAGATTGTTCGTGCAAAATGGTGGCTTGTTGTTGCAACAGCGACTATCATCTTATGGAAGTAGTGAAAAGGCCAAATTATTTACTGCAGAGGAGCTGCAGAGAGCAACCGACAACTACAACCAGAGTAGATTTCTCGGTCAGGGAGGCTTTGGCACTGTTTACAAGGGGATGCTACCAGACGGTAGCATAGTTGCTGTTAAAAGATCAAAAACTATTGACAGAAGAGAAATTGAACAATTTATAAATGAGGTTGTCATTCTATCCCAGATAAATCATCGAAACATAGTGAAGTTTCTTGGCTGTTGTTTAGAAAGTGAATTTCCATTACTGGTTTATGAGTTCATTTCTAATGGAACCCTTTCCCAACATATTCATGCGCAAGACCAAGAATCATCACTTCCATGGGAGGATCGTTTCAGAATTGCAAGTGAAGTAGCTGGAGCAGTAGCATACATGCATTCTGCAGCTTCATTTCCAATCTTCCATAGAGATATCAAATCTTCAAACATACTCCTTGATGATAAATACAGCGCAAAAGTATCAGATTTCGGGACTTCAAGATTGATCTCATATGACAAAACCCACATAACCACTATAGTTCAGGGAACATTTGGGTACTTGGATCCTGAATACTTCTACACAAGCCAATTCACAGACAAAAGTGATGTGTACAGCTTTGGGGTTGTGCTAATAGAGCTCTTGAGTGGAGAAAAACCCATCTCTTCTACTAGAGCTGAGGATGAGAAAAATCTTGTAGCACATTTCGTTTCATTGGCAGAGGAGAATTGCCTGCATAAAATTTTAGATCCTCGAGTTGCAAGAGAAGCAAAGCCAGAGCTTGCTAATGCAGTTGCAGAGCTTGCCATGAAATGCGTGAGGTCTAATGCTAAGAATAGGccttcaatgagggaggtagcaaTGGAACTGGATGGAATGATCAAATCACAGCACTGCTTAGAGATTGACCAAGAACATCtagtgagagatgaagaggacaGTAGTACTAGTGAAACAGACAGCAAATTTGGAGAAGATGATGTTGCCATTTCCGAAGAGATGGGAACTGTCTGCATCTAG
- the LOC110639146 gene encoding GDT1-like protein 4, translating to MMGFRSCPRLLLLSFFLLLALPCIAAQESVEENEKEKSSVSLDLGRRGMILANDLDINSVGLGLQVDSGLGIFDAFIASLSMIIVSEIGDETFIIAALMAMRHPKSIVLSGALTALIVMTVLSTGLGRIVPNLISRKHTNSAATVLYAFFGLRLLYIAWRSDSKSSQKKEMEEVEEKLEAGQGKTSFRRFFSRFCTPIFLESFILTFLAEWGDRSQIATIALATHKNAIGVAVGATLGHTICTSLAVVGGSMLASKISQGTVATIGGLLFLGFSLSSYFYPPL from the exons ATGATGGGGTTTCGGTCTTGCCCTAGACTTCTCCTTCTTTCATTCTTCCTACTTCTGGCTCTTCCTTGCATCGCTGCTCAG GAATCTGTGGAGGAAAATGAGAAGGAAAAATCATCTGTATCGCTTGATCTGGGCCGCCGTGGCATG ATACTTGCCAATGACCTTGACATCAATTCTGTTGGTCTTGGACTTCAAGTGGACTCTGGTCTTGGAATTTTTGATGCATTTATTGCGAGCTTGTCCATGATTATCGTCAGCGAG ATTGGGGATGAGACTTTTATAATAGCAGCTCTCATGGCAATGCGCCATCCCAAGTCGATTGTCTTGTCTGGTGCTCTGACTGCCTTGATTGTTATGACA GTACTTTCTACTGGATTAGGTAGGATTGTGCCAAATTTGATATCAAGAAAGCATACAAATAGTGCTGCCACAG TCCTTTATGCATTTTTTGGGCTGCGATTACTTTACATTGCCTGGAGATCAGATTCAAAATCATCCCAGAAAAAAGAAATGGAAGAA GTAGAGGAAAAGCTTGAAGCAGGGCAAGGGAAAACAAGTTTCCGCCGCTTCTTTTCTAGATTTTGTACCCCAATATTTTTGGAG TCATTCATATTAACCTTTCTAGCTGAGTGGGGAGATCGTAGCCAGATTGCAACAATTGCT CTGGCAACCCACAAAAATGCAATTGGTGTAGCTGTGGGGGCTACATTAGGACACACAATCTGCACTTCCCTGGCAGTTGTGGGAGGAAGCATGCTAGCATCTAAGATCTCGCAAGGGACAGTTGCTACAATTGGTGGCTTGctttttcttggcttttctttatCTTCTTATTTCTATCCTCCTCTATAA
- the LOC110639130 gene encoding pentatricopeptide repeat-containing protein At1g62930, chloroplastic-like: protein MDTAKGKRIDEAMKLFCEMPQKGLVPDYITYNTLIKGLWEVGRSLNALDFFKNMCSHGLQPNMITFSTLLSGLCKQGYIDEALAIFKAMEKSRLKPNFMIYNILIHGRYYVGKLNDAKELLSMLFEKGLLPNAYTYSITIKGFCNEGLLDEAHMVFREMEEVGCLPNDCCYNVIIQGFLRHKDVSKAS from the coding sequence ATGGATACTGCTAAGGGCAAAAGGATTGATGAAGCAATGAAACTTTTTTGTGAAATGCCTCAAAAAGGTTTAGTTCCCGACTATATTACCTATAATACTCTTATAAAGGGCTTGTGGGAAGTAGGGAGGTCTCTGAATGCACTAGATTTTTTCAAGAACATGTGTTCTCATGGCTTGCAGCCAAATATGATAACTTTCTCAACTTTGCTCAGTGGCTTGTGCAAACAAGGATATATTGATGAGGCACTTGCCATATTCAAAGCAATGGAAAAGAGTCGATTGAAGCCTAATTTTATGATCTATAATATTCTGATCCATGGCAGGTACTATGTTGGAAAGCTTAATGATGCCAAGGAATTACTTTCTATGCTTTTTGAAAAAGGTTTGCTGCCTAACGCTTATACATACAGTATAACAATAAAAGGATTTTGCAATGAAGGATTACTGGATGAAGCACACATGGTTTTTAGAGAAATGGAGGAGGTTGGATGTTTACCAAATGATTGCTGTTATAATGTGATTATTCAAGGGTTTCTCAGGCACAAGGATgtatcaaaagcatcataa